Proteins encoded within one genomic window of Candidatus Omnitrophota bacterium:
- a CDS encoding MBL fold metallo-hydrolase codes for MVRKKEIEFIKFLGTSGARFVMIKQLRASGGIWISAKGKNILVDPGPGSLVRAHQEKLNPQELDAIILTHRHLDHSNDINVMIEAMTDGGFNKKGIIFFTQDAISKDSVILKYALKFPKEIKILKPYTNYRVGQFMFKTSMAHIHPVETYGIKFSLGKSSVGLVSDTKYFPGLEKFFKTDILILPVVFLKPRDVQHLSLEDAKKLISVLSAKKTILTHFGMGMLKAGPAKLARKLSRQLKLDVVSAYDGQMIFP; via the coding sequence ATGGTGCGAAAAAAAGAAATAGAGTTTATTAAATTTTTAGGCACTTCCGGAGCGCGCTTTGTGATGATTAAGCAATTACGCGCTTCTGGGGGGATTTGGATAAGCGCTAAAGGGAAAAATATTCTTGTTGATCCCGGGCCGGGTAGCTTAGTGCGCGCTCATCAGGAAAAGCTTAATCCTCAGGAATTAGACGCGATCATATTGACCCATCGGCACCTGGATCACTCTAATGATATTAATGTTATGATTGAGGCGATGACCGACGGAGGTTTTAATAAGAAAGGCATAATTTTCTTCACGCAGGATGCCATATCAAAGGATAGCGTCATCTTAAAATATGCCCTTAAATTTCCCAAAGAAATAAAGATCTTGAAGCCGTATACAAATTACAGGGTGGGGCAGTTTATGTTTAAAACTTCCATGGCGCATATCCATCCGGTAGAGACGTATGGAATTAAATTTTCTTTAGGGAAATCTTCAGTGGGGCTGGTTTCTGACACAAAATATTTTCCGGGTTTAGAAAAATTCTTTAAGACTGATATCCTTATCCTTCCGGTTGTTTTTTTAAAGCCCCGGGATGTCCAGCACTTGAGTTTAGAAGATGCCAAGAAACTTATTTCTGTTTTATCTGCTAAGAAAACCATTCTTACTCACTTTGGGATGGGCATGTTAAAGGCGGGCCCTGCGAAATTAGCCAGAAAGTTAAGCCGGCAGTTAAAGCTTGATGTGGTTTCTGCTTATGACGGTCAGATGATTTTTCCTTGA
- a CDS encoding CBS domain-containing protein, whose translation MEKQMAFTMMLTRGVITAQEKNTAMEAAKLMDENNIGAVAILKDEKLVGIVSERDIVRRVVATGKDPQKTIVAEFMTKNVTTANFEDGLDNIYKMLCTVKFRHLPIMQNGKLVGIASQRDLLYGLKPKDIK comes from the coding sequence ATGGAGAAACAAATGGCTTTTACCATGATGCTAACAAGAGGAGTTATAACCGCTCAAGAAAAAAATACCGCAATGGAAGCTGCCAAACTAATGGATGAAAACAATATCGGGGCTGTGGCGATATTAAAGGATGAAAAACTCGTCGGTATCGTAAGCGAAAGAGATATTGTGCGAAGAGTTGTGGCGACTGGAAAAGACCCTCAAAAAACTATTGTAGCAGAATTCATGACCAAAAATGTTACTACGGCTAATTTTGAAGACGGCCTTGATAATATCTATAAAATGCTTTGCACGGTAAAATTCAGGCATCTACCGATCATGCAGAACGGAAAACTGGTTGGGATTGCCTCACAGAGAGACCTGCTTTACGGGTTAAAACCTAAAGACATTAAATAA
- a CDS encoding AAA family ATPase, with amino-acid sequence MSYFKVLGLEREPFSTSPDPEFFYLSKEHETALTNTIIELRLKRGLSVILGDVGTGKTTLSRKLIRELKQRNDVIFSIMLDPSVENEFFFLTWLAKNFEIPISNSETVLELRDSLEKFLFQKGVNENMTIVLVIDEAQKLSESSLETLRVLLNYETNEYKLLQLVLLGQLEFYSKIANMPNFLDRVSFKYTLNPLAFEEVREMINFRIRQAGYTANTPLFLDEAIAEIYDYSRGYLRKTMMISHKALKALILNNKLSVDRLMVREIISTEVKHGWANNS; translated from the coding sequence ATGAGCTATTTTAAAGTCTTAGGATTAGAAAGAGAACCCTTTTCCACCAGCCCCGACCCGGAATTTTTCTATCTTTCCAAAGAGCACGAAACCGCGCTTACCAACACCATTATTGAGCTTCGTCTCAAAAGGGGATTGTCTGTGATATTAGGCGATGTCGGGACAGGCAAGACTACTCTTTCGCGTAAGCTTATCCGTGAGTTAAAGCAGAGGAATGATGTTATCTTTAGCATTATGCTTGATCCTTCTGTGGAGAATGAGTTTTTCTTTTTGACTTGGTTGGCTAAGAATTTTGAGATTCCGATATCTAATTCCGAGACTGTTTTAGAGCTCAGGGATTCTCTTGAAAAATTCCTCTTCCAAAAAGGGGTCAACGAAAATATGACTATAGTTTTGGTCATTGATGAAGCGCAGAAGTTAAGCGAATCTTCTCTTGAGACTTTAAGGGTGCTTTTAAATTACGAAACCAACGAATATAAATTGTTGCAGCTTGTTTTATTGGGCCAGCTTGAGTTTTATTCAAAGATTGCCAATATGCCTAATTTTCTTGACCGGGTAAGTTTCAAATACACCTTGAATCCGTTGGCCTTTGAAGAAGTAAGGGAGATGATCAATTTTCGTATCCGCCAAGCCGGTTACACGGCAAATACCCCGCTTTTTCTTGATGAGGCAATTGCCGAGATCTATGACTACTCCCGTGGTTACTTAAGAAAAACGATGATGATTTCACATAAGGCGCTCAAGGCGCTTATCCTGAATAATAAATTATCCGTGGATCGTTTAATGGTGCGTGAAATTATTTCTACAGAAGTAAAACATGGCTGGGCCAATAATTCTTAA